CTGACATTGTCGTGGAGGACCTGTATCAGCTTTTGGGAACCCTGGGGATACAAAATATGGTTCTGGGCGGTCTTTCCATGGGAGGCTACCAGTCACTGCGGTTTTTTCTGACCCATCCTGAGATGGTTACAGCGCTCATCCTCATGGATACCGGTCCTGGTTACCGCAACCCGGCTCATCGGGAGGAGTGGAATCGCAGTCGGGAAAAACTGGCTCACCGGCTGGAAGCTGAAGGTATCGAGGTCCTAGCTGCTGATGCGCCTACGGAAACTGGCAGAGAAATCATGCTCCAGCAGAACCCGGTGGGGCTGGCGCACATGGTTCGCAAGGTAGTCGCCCAGCATGATTCCTGGGTCATGGACAATCTGGGTGAAATTAAGGTCCCGACCCTGGTCCTGGTG
This sequence is a window from Deltaproteobacteria bacterium. Protein-coding genes within it:
- a CDS encoding alpha/beta fold hydrolase, whose product is MPKVKVNGIDIYYEVHGQGYPVVFLHGFSATHQMWEPQMPVLSGGYRFIIYDARGHGQSESPPSVEDYSADIVVEDLYQLLGTLGIQNMVLGGLSMGGYQSLRFFLTHPEMVTALILMDTGPGYRNPAHREEWNRSREKLAHRLEAEGIEVLAADAPTETGREIMLQQNPVGLAHMVRKVVAQHDSWVMDNLGEIKVPTLVLVGENDTPFHAAASYMARTIPAAEYVVVPDAGHAANIDNTEAFNQVVLGFLKKLDLTQAEAR